The following coding sequences are from one Neurospora crassa OR74A linkage group I, whole genome shotgun sequence window:
- a CDS encoding iron-sulfur cluster biosynthesis protein Isd11: protein MSTVARTGESAGKVLSLYRQLLRQGNQFSSYNFREYAKRRTRDAFRENKNVEDPRQVQELVQKGLQNLQMLKRQTVISQFYQQDRLVVEGGLSGKDKEGGKLRQKDTGWD, encoded by the exons ATGTCTACCGTCGCAAGGACTGGCGAGTCAGCCGGCAAAGTTCTGTCGCTG TATCGTCAGCTTTTGCGCCAGGGAAATCAGTTTTCCTCTTACAACTTCAGAGAATACGCCAAGCGCCGCACAAGAGACGCTTTCAGGGAAAACAAGAACGTGGAGGATCCTAGACAGGTGCAGGAACTTGTGCAGAAAGGGTTACAGAATCTTCAGATGCTCAAG CGCCAAACAGTCATTAGCCAGTTTTACCAACAGGACCGCTTGGTCGTTGAGGGCGGGCTCTCG GGTAAGGACAAAGAAGGAGGTAAGCTCAGGCAGAAGGATACTGG CTGGGACTAA
- a CDS encoding phosphoadenosine phosphosulfate reductase yields the protein MLVHRAHLIPGFSYKPLCSHFPKRGLLGLVSISCDSWLRDLSYRPSRSSSVVVRKWSSHTYTVTTHPSTTDTSPSLIHPSIHPSIFNMASEQNSQTSTRASSPKLDGKFDDNASVDSGFASANSSTANLPLISLTKPHLDHLNKQLENMEALDILRFCKILFPNLFQTTAFGLTGLVTLDMLSKLAKESPDAAPVDLIFLDTLYHFKETYALVDRVQERYPNIRLHVFKPADVSNVDEFEALYGEKLYETSEELYDWIAKVEPQNRAYQELKVAAVFTGRRRSQGGARGSIPVIELDEERGIVKINPLVNWSFQQVKAYIDEHQVPYNELLDKGYKSIGDWHSTSPVAAGEDERAGRWKGKNKTECGIHNKQSRYAQFLAENARKQAKGAAPVETVQA from the coding sequence ATGCTTGTCCATCGAGCCCATCTTATCCCCGGATTCTCTTATAAGCCACTCTGCTCCCATTTTCCGAAGCGTGGTTTGCTTGGTCTTGTTTCCATATCCTGCGATTCTTGGCTCCGTGATCTATCGTACCGTCCATCAAGGTCGTCGTCGGTCGTTGTCCGAAAGTGGTCGTCTCACACATACACTGTCACCACTCATCCATCCACAACAGACACATCACCAAgcctcatccatccatccatccatccatccatcttcaacatGGCCTCCGAGCAAAACTCCCAGACCTCCACCAGGGCCTCGTCCCCCAAGCTTGACGGCAAGTTTGACGACAACGCCTCCGTCGACTCCGGCTTCGCTTCCGCCAACTCCTCCACCGCCAACCTTCCCTTGATTTCTCTCACCAAGCCTCATCTCGACCACCTAAACAAACAGCTCGAGAACATGGAGGCCCTGGACATCCTCCGCTTCTGCAAGATTCTCTTCCCCAACCTCTTCCAGACCACGGCCTTCGGCCTGACCGGCCTCGTCACGCTCGACATGCTCTCCAAGCTGGCCAAGGAGTCACCCGACGCGGCCCCCGTCGACCTGATCTTCCTCGACACGCTCTACCACTTCAAGGAAACTTATGCTCTTGTCGACCGCGTGCAGGAGCGCTACCCCAACATCCGGCTGCACGTCTTCAAGCCGGCCGACGTGTCCAACGTCGACGAGTTTGAGGCCCTCTACGGCGAGAAGTTGTACGAAACCTCCGAAGAACTATACGATTGGATCGCCAAGGTGGAGCCGCAGAACCGCGCCTACCAGGAACTCAAGGTGGCTGCCGTGTTCacaggccgccgccgctcccaGGGAGGTGCACGCGGCTCCATTCCCGTCATTGAGCTGGATGAGGAGCGTGGCATCGTCAAGATCAACCCGCTCGTCAACTGGAGCTTCCAGCAGGTCAAGGCCTACATTGATGAGCACCAAGTGCCTTACAACGAGCTGCTCGATAAGGGGTACAAGTCCATTGGTGATTGGCACTCGACTAGCCCCGTCGCCGCGGGCGAGGACGAGCGTGCTGGGCGCTGGAAGGGCAAGAACAAGACGGAGTGCGGAATCCACAACAAGCAGAGCAGGTATGCCCAGTTTCTGGCGGAGAACGCGAGGAAGCAGGCAAAGGGTGCTGCTCCGGTCGAGACGGTTCAGGcttga
- a CDS encoding phosphoserine phosphatase: MSDKSNTARVQRPSLSSSMRSSSYLQEHQQYRAPNKPEGHYGIDTVVEDMNATSIATLPSPIVPPKGVARFKGIPSPEHPPTIVESGLSHELSHPNCTPAPGTRSDKLVATLYYKSTAPRISNAIPSPQQASSPAGSQSPKGRAADSEIPGNMAPTSSLDTFPLEPPTAEPEPLDHLYGSYVSPMCITSFLHLMSSFPLPPGASDLNSAHRCLKLDQTPDHHPLVVELTLSPGPSLDYLPLADLRKHELIYRFEREWNVDVALRADTLFRRYPRLVVFDMDSTLITQEVIDLLAATIKDPPDLAARVADITHRAMLGELEFDSAFRERVKLLTGLPGTLFNDLRPVLEVTNGVRPLLRALKRLGVKTAVLSGGFLPLTSWLAGELGLDYAHANEVVIDDATGRLTGEVKGRIVGAERKRELLIEIAGKEGIPLDQVVAVGDGANDLLMMDAAGLGVAWNAKPRVQMEASARLNGDSLLDLLYLFGFNDEEISQLIQ; the protein is encoded by the coding sequence ATGTCCGACAAAAGCAATACCGCCCGAGTTCAACGGCCGTCGCTGTCCTCCAGCATGAGAAGCAGCTCGTACCTCCAGGAGCACCAGCAGTACCGTGCCCCCAATAAGCCTGAGGGGCACTATGGCATCGACACGGTTGTCGAAGACATGAACGCGACATCGATCGCGACCTTGCCATCACCCATTGTCCCTCCTAAGGGCGTCGCCCGCTTCAAGGGTATTCCTTCTCCTGAGCACCCGCCAACCATTGTCGAGAGTGGGCTGAGCCATGAACTCTCCCACCCCAACTGTACCCCGGCTCCCGGCACCAGAAGCGACAAACTCGTCGCAACTCTTTACTACAAGTCCACGGCGCCGCGCATCTCCAATGCTATTCCTTCGCCCCAGCAGGCGTCCTCTCCGGCCGGGAGCCAGTCACCCAAGGGTCGCGCCGCCGATTCTGAGATACCCGGTAACATGGCCCCGACCAGCAGCCTCGACACATTCCCCCTCGAGCCGCCCACTGCCGAACCAGAACCTCTCGACCACCTCTACGGCTCCTACGTCTCGCCCATGTGCATCACCTCTTTCCTCCACCTCATGTCCAGCTTCCCGCTGCCTCCCGGCGCTTCTGACCTAAACTCGGCCCACCGCTGCCTAAAGCTCGATCAGACCCCTGACCACCACCCACTCGTGGTCGAGTTGACTCTCTCTCCCGGCCCTTCGCTTGACTATCTCCCTCTTGCGGATTTGCGCAAGCACGAGCTTATTTACCGGTTCGAGCGCGAGTGGAACGTCGATGTCGCCCTGCGTGCCGACACTCTTTTCCGCAGGTATCCTCGCCTAGTCGTCTTCGATATGGACAGCACTCTTATCACACAGGAGGTTATCGATCTCCTCGCTGCTACTATTAAGGACCCGCCCGACCTTGCCGCCCGCGTTGCCGACATCACCCACCGCGCCATGTTAGGCGAGCTTGAATTCGATTCCGCCTTCCGCGAGCGCGTAAAGTTGCTCACTGGCCTCCCTGGCACCCTCTTCAACGACCTTCGTCCCGTTCTAGAGGTTACCAACGGCGTACGGCCCCTATTGCGCGCCCTTAAGCGCCTTGGTGTTAAGACCGCCGTTCTCTCTGGCGGCTTCCTACCTCTGACGAGCTGGTTGGCTGGCGAGCTCGGCCTCGACTATGCGCATGCGAATGAGGTGGTTATTGACGACGCGACTGGTCGTCTGACTGGTGAGGTCAAGGGTCGCATCGTCGGCGCGGAGCGCAAGCGCGAACTGCTGATCGAGATTGCGGGTAAGGAGGGCATTCCGTTGGATCAGGTGGTGGCGGTAGGAGACGGAGCGAACGATCTGCTCATGATGGATGCGGCCGGTCTGGGTGTCGCGTGGAACGCAAAGCCGAGGGTGCAGATGGAGGCGAGCGCGAGGCTAAATGGCGATAGCTTGCTTGATCTGCTTTACCTGTTTGGGTTCAACGACGAGGAGATTTCGCAGCTCATCCAGTAA